One Conger conger chromosome 18, fConCon1.1, whole genome shotgun sequence DNA window includes the following coding sequences:
- the znf451 gene encoding E3 SUMO-protein ligase ZNF451 isoform X2: MMATTPAKEEDEVEFVSEGPQRPVLEYIDLLSDGENEDSELHGTLEDQVNRQKAKVASTLDRLAHKVAVEKQEREEKCRAFKAKMISQQAHGRQELAFHAGSGESRDAKNIVNMWLKMPGAKPGSVHTGFRSRRSAPFPSDRPQPSSHTCPVINCGRVFEGVLLLEGHLKRFDHSPCDPTIKLKGAPNELYACVACRKHFQTKGAWQDHLKSKVSSPSPEGHVSSQSFQVIQCFACPGCCLLFNLMDQCLQHMAAYNHFNQSVSLSETPQTAVPIPVPCYAKNRLIALCKEVPFCVRCTSCRSPLNSHMAARAHFSVQCRQGGAVAEAAQSLPEVMGQVCAYGRCAQCQKTFLGQEDAADHARQTQHKITAFETVQEALLHYSQHHDTLRAAKRAGPRDRGHEAGSPAKRRRGPDRATAWVCECGLSFPEEPLAHSHLLASNQVFHKCGVCEKEMGEGSITRLHMSRFHGGAHLSNFLFRCRRCRVDMPREEDILSHVREAHAGHTFYREQEAAEEEPASVSRPPAPAKPPLPSAPAPSESEPGPAARPSGSGRRRRWLCRMCEDVFGSEASVRAHCGDVSAHSFHKFLCSHCDQRFFKEATLERHCRAEHEGSVELRRFCGLCDSMPLDGEEDFLRHYRSLHAVDYCRLEEEEEGPRADTPSAQTPAQSAELRCLCMGGEKGKAEQRDAFTACMKRLASQGKCTYVCPLCDLQTHYYIQAKEHVRLKHGSQGKPFLVMCGFCPGSYPDVPGFHNHYHAQHCSMEPCVNQRGGGGPAGKITPKVTSKDGLKITPKVTSKDGLKITPKVTSKDTLKDTPRVTQNDTPRVTPNDTPQDTPKVLKAEEVFLETDAEEFGEVKRALALSSAETRREAEGDSEESDEDLKRALALSTQEAEQQAEMEREMKEALERSLLEF, translated from the exons ATGATGGCCACCACACCTGCGAAGGAGGAGGATGAAGTGGAGTTTGTTTCT GAAGGACCTCAAAGACCGGTATTGGAATACATTGACTTATTGAGTGATGGGGAGAATGAAGATTCTGAACTTCATGGGACG CTTGAAGACCAGGTCAACAGGCAGAAGGCAAAGGTCGCATCGACGCTCGACCGGCTGGCTCACAAAGTCGCGGTCgagaagcaggagagagaggaaaagtgCCGAGCTTTTAAG GCGAAGATGATCTCCCAGCAAGCGCACGGCCGGCAGGAGCTGGCCTTCCACGCCGGCAGCGGAGAGAGCCGCGACGCCAAGAACATTGTGAACATGTGGCTAAAAATGCCAG GGGCGAAACCAGGGTCGGTACACACTGGATTCAGGAGCCGAAGGTCCGCCCCCTTTCCCAGCGACCGCCCCCAGCCCTCGTCCCACACCTGCCCCGTCATCAACTGCGGCCGAGTGTTCGAAGGCGTTCTTCTGCTGGAGGGTCACTTGAAAAG GTTCGACCATTCGCCCTGCGACCCCACCATCAAGCTGAAAGGGGCCCCCAACGAGCTCTACGCCTGTGTCGCCTGCCGCAAACACTTCCAAACCAAAGGCGCCTGGCAGGACCACCTGAAGTCAAAG gtGTCCTCCCCCAGTCCTGAGGGCCACGTCAGCAGCCAATCCTTCCAGGTCATCCAGTGCTTCGCAtgcccaggctgctgcctgCTCTTCAATCTGATGGACCAGTGCCTGCAGCACATGGCAGCGTACAACCACTTCAAccagtctgtctctctgagcg AAACGCCCCAGACCGCCGTGCCCATACCTGTGCCATGCTACGCTAAGAACCGGCTGATCGCCCTGTGCAAGGAGGTGCCCTTCTGCGTGCGCTGCACCTCCTGCAGGAGCCCGCTGAACTCTCACATGGCCGCGCGGGCGCACTTCAG CGTGCAGTGCAGGCAGGGCGGGGCCGTGGCGGAGGCGGCCCAGTCGCTGCCGGAGGTGATGGGGCAGGTGTGCGCGTACGGGCGCTGTGCGCAGTGCCAGAAGACCTTCCTGGGCCAGGAGGACGCTGCGGACCACGCCCGCCAGACGCAGCACAAAATCACGGCCTTCGAGACGGTGCAGGAGGCCCTGCTGCACTACAGCCAACACCACGACACCCTGCGGGCGGCCAAACGGGCCGGCCCCCGAGACAGGGGCCACGAGGCGGGGTCCCCGGCCAAAAGGCGCCGGGGGCCGGACCGGGCCACGGCCTGGGTCTGCGAGTGCGGCCTGAGCTTCCCGGAAGAGCCCCTCGCCCACAGTCACCTCCTGGCGTCCAATCAGGTGTTCCACAAGTGCGgggtgtgcgagaaggagatgGGCGAGGGCTCCATTACCCGGCTCCACATGAGCCGTTTCCACGGCGGCGCCCACCTCTCCAACTTCCTGTTCCGGTGCCGGCGCTGCCGGGTGGACATGCCGCGGGAGGAGGACATCCTGTCGCACGTGAGGGAGGCCCACGCCGGCCACACCTTCTACCGCGAGCAGGAGGCGGCGGAGGAAGAGCCGGCCTCGGTCTCCAGGCCTCCGGCGCCCGCAAAGCCGCCTCTCCCCTCCGCGCCCGCCCCCTCCGAGTCTGAGCCCGGGCCCGCCGCCAGGCCGTCGGGCAGCGGCCGCCGGCGCCGGTGGCTCTGCCGGATGTGCGAGGACGTGTTCGGCTCGGAGGCCTCCGTGCGGGCGCACTGCGGAGACGTGAGCGCCCACAGCTTCCACAAGTTCCTCTGCAGCCACTGCGATCAGAGGTTCTTCAAGGAGGCGACGCTGGAGCGGCACTGCCGCGCGGAGCACGAGGGGAGCGTGGAGCTGCGGCGTTTCTGCGGCCTCTGCGACAGCATGCCGCTGGACGGCGAGGAGGACTTCCTGCGACACTACCGCAGCCTCCACGCCGTCGACTACTGCCgcctggaggaggaagaggaggggcccCGGGCGGACACGCCCTCGGCCCAGACGCCCGCCCAATCGGCCGAGCTCCGGTGCCTCTGCATGGGCGGGGAGAAGGGAAAAGCAGAGCAGAGGGATGCCTTCACCGCCTGCATGAAGAGGCTGGCCAGCCAGGGCAAGTGCACCTACGTCTGCCCCCTCTGCGACCTGCAGACCCACTACTACATCCAGGCGAAGGAGCATGTGCGACTGAAGCACGGCTCCCAGGGGAAACCCTTCCtggtgatgtgtgggttctgcCCAGGGAGCTACCCGGACGTGCCCGGGTTCCACAACCACTACCACGCTCAGCACTGCTCCATGGAGCCCTGTGTGAACcagaggggtggaggagggccAGCCGGCAAGATCACCCCGAAGGTCACCTCAAAGGACGGCCTGAAGATTACCCCGAAGGTCACCTCAAAGGACGGCCTGAAGATTACCCCTAAGGTCACCTCAAAGGATACCCTGAAGGATACCCCAAGGGTCACCCAAAATGACACCCCAAGAGTCACCCCAAATGACACCCCGCAGGACACCCCAAAGGTCCTGAAGGCAGAGGAGGTCTTCTTGGAAACTGATG CTGAGGAGTTTGGTGAGGTGAAACGCGCTCTTGCACTGAGCTCAGCGGAAACCAGGAGGGAGGCGGAGGGTGACAGTG AAGAGTCGGACGAGGACCTGAAGCGCGCCTTGGCTCTGAGCACACAGGAAGCGGAGCAGCAggcggagatggagagag AGATGAAAGAAGCATTGGAAAGAAGCCTTCTGGAATTCTGA
- the LOC133118598 gene encoding G-protein coupled receptor 26-like: MDTVEVTVCLLLVLIIIVSLLSNVLVLICFLYSPEIRKQTPALFILNLTFCNLLLSVSNMPLTLVGLINKGNPGGEGFCHIVGFLDTFLTTNSMLSMAALSIDRWIAVVFPLSYSSKMRHREAAILLGYSWAHSISFSTAAACLSLVGYHQLYASCTLCNARAYSIRIQFVVFTVVFHSLSFLLTLIVLCITYLKVLKVARFHCKRIDVITMQTLVLLVDIHPSVRQRCLEEQKRRRQRASRKISTFIGSFALCFAPYVITRVLELFPAVSINPHWGVVSKCLAYSKAACDPFVYSLLRHQYKKACSDIINRLLKRSALNTSVWGGGEHGHGRSVTTATD, translated from the exons ATGGACACAGTGGAGGTAACTGTCTGTCTTCTGTTAGTACTGATCATTATTGTATCGTTGCTGTCCAACGTGCTGGTTCTGATATGCTTTCTGTATAGCCCGGAAATTCGAAAGCAAACACCCGCTCTCTTTATCCTCAACCTGACCTTCTGCAACTTGTTGCTGTCCGTGTCCAACATGCCACTGACTTTAGTTGGCCTTATCAACAAGGGAAACCCCGGCGGAGAAGGGTTCTGTCACATCGTTGGCTTTCTGGACACCTTTTTGACAACAAATTCGATGCTGAGCATGGCAGCTCTGAGTATCGACAGGTGGATTGCTGTAGTTTTTCCGTTAAGTTACAGCTCAAAAATGCGCCACAGAGAAGCTGCTATCCTGCTGGGGTACTCCTGGGCACATTCCATATCCTTCTCAACAGCTGCCGCTTGTCTCTCCTTGGTGGGGTACCATCAGCTTTACGCGTCCTGTACTCTCTGCAATGCGAGGGCATACAGCATCCGGATCCAGTTCGTTGTCTTTACTGTGGTTTtccactccctctccttccttttaACTTTAATAGTTCTGTGCATCACTTATCTTAAAGTGCTCAAAGTGGCGCGGTTTCATTGTAAACGGATTGATGTTATTACAATGCAGACTTTAGTGCTTCTCGTGGACATTCACCCGAG CGTCCGGCAGCGATGTCTGGAGGAGCAGAAACGGCGGAGACAGAGAGCTAGCAGGAAGATCAGCACCTTCATCGGCTCGTTTGCACTCTGCTTCGCGCCCTACGTCATAACGAG GGTCCTGGAGCTCTTCCCTGCGGTGTCAATCAACCCCCACTGGGGAGTGGTCTCCAAGTGCCTGGCCTACAGCAAGGCAGCCTGCGACCCCTTTGTGTACTCTCTGCTGCGGCACCAGTACAAGAAGGCCTGCAGCGACATCATCAACCGGCTCCTGAAGAGGAGCGCCCTCAACACGTccgtgtgggggggaggggagcacGGGCACGGCCGCAGTGTCACCACAGCAACGGACTGA
- the bag2 gene encoding BAG family molecular chaperone regulator 2: MAQTKIQQAKMNDAGKGSRFSRTMSMADRSGRLLEQMDQLEMRVEALRETASALEQEKESLLEMIQTMKTSQEMRNISEGEREELSVTAERLLGRTLTVEVCVETIRTPQQEDALRKATSLINEIVAKVLDDLDNGRKRLISLHAACVTEVPPVPIDQKFQTIVISCALEDQKKIKRRLETLIRNMDNAGKTIRIMDQQKVVDSKSANAKE; this comes from the exons ATGGCTCAAACGAAAATACAACAAGCGAAAATGAATGACGCCGGCAAGGGGAGCAGATTTAGCAGGACCATGTCGATGGCGGATCGCTCCGGAAGATTGCTGGAACAAATGGACCAGCTGGAAATGAG GGTAGAAGCGTTGCGAGAGACTGCAAGCGCACTGGAACAAGAGAAGGAGAGTTTGTTGGAAATGATTCagacaatgaaaaccagccaaGAAATGCGTAACATCAGCGAAG GGGAACGAGAAGAGCTCAGTGTAACGGCCGAACGTTTGCTGGGACGGACCCTGACTGTAGAGGTTTGCGTGGAAACCATACGAACccctcaacaggaggatgctCTACGAAAAGCCACTTCACTGATTAATGAAATAGTCGCGAAAGTGTTGGACGACCTGGACAACGGCAGAAAACGACTGATATCGTTGCATGCTGCATGTGTCACCGAAGTTCCCCCGGTGCCAATCGATCAAAAGTTTCAGACCATCGTGATAAGTTGTGCATTGGAAGACCAGAAGAAAATCAAGAGAAGGTTGGAAACGTTAATCAGAAATATGGACAACGCTGGGAAAACCATCAGGATCATGGATCAGCAAAAAGTGGTTGATTCAAAGAGTGCTAATGCCAAAGAATGA
- the znf451 gene encoding E3 SUMO-protein ligase ZNF451 isoform X1, producing MMATTPAKEEDEVEFVSEGPQRPVLEYIDLLSDGENEDSELHGTLEDQVNRQKAKVASTLDRLAHKVAVEKQEREEKCRAFKAKMISQQAHGRQELAFHAGSGESRDAKNIVNMWLKMPGAKPGSVHTGFRSRRSAPFPSDRPQPSSHTCPVINCGRVFEGVLLLEGHLKRFDHSPCDPTIKLKGAPNELYACVACRKHFQTKGAWQDHLKSKVSSPSPEGHVSSQSFQVIQCFACPGCCLLFNLMDQCLQHMAAYNHFNQSVSLSETPQTAVPIPVPCYAKNRLIALCKEVPFCVRCTSCRSPLNSHMAARAHFSVQCRQGGAVAEAAQSLPEVMGQVCAYGRCAQCQKTFLGQEDAADHARQTQHKITAFETVQEALLHYSQHHDTLRAAKRAGPRDRGHEAGSPAKRRRGPDRATAWVCECGLSFPEEPLAHSHLLASNQVFHKCGVCEKEMGEGSITRLHMSRFHGGAHLSNFLFRCRRCRVDMPREEDILSHVREAHAGHTFYREQEAAEEEPASVSRPPAPAKPPLPSAPAPSESEPGPAARPSGSGRRRRWLCRMCEDVFGSEASVRAHCGDVSAHSFHKFLCSHCDQRFFKEATLERHCRAEHEGSVELRRFCGLCDSMPLDGEEDFLRHYRSLHAVDYCRLEEEEEGPRADTPSAQTPAQSAELRCLCMGGEKGKAEQRDAFTACMKRLASQGKCTYVCPLCDLQTHYYIQAKEHVRLKHGSQGKPFLVMCGFCPGSYPDVPGFHNHYHAQHCSMEPCVNQRGGGGPAGKITPKVTSKDGLKITPKVTSKDGLKITPKVTSKDTLKDTPRVTQNDTPRVTPNDTPQDTPKVLKAEEVFLETDAEEFGEVKRALALSSAETRREAEGDSEESDEDLKRALALSTQEAEQQAEMERALYQSLNLVELDLESSNSEMKEALERSLLEF from the exons ATGATGGCCACCACACCTGCGAAGGAGGAGGATGAAGTGGAGTTTGTTTCT GAAGGACCTCAAAGACCGGTATTGGAATACATTGACTTATTGAGTGATGGGGAGAATGAAGATTCTGAACTTCATGGGACG CTTGAAGACCAGGTCAACAGGCAGAAGGCAAAGGTCGCATCGACGCTCGACCGGCTGGCTCACAAAGTCGCGGTCgagaagcaggagagagaggaaaagtgCCGAGCTTTTAAG GCGAAGATGATCTCCCAGCAAGCGCACGGCCGGCAGGAGCTGGCCTTCCACGCCGGCAGCGGAGAGAGCCGCGACGCCAAGAACATTGTGAACATGTGGCTAAAAATGCCAG GGGCGAAACCAGGGTCGGTACACACTGGATTCAGGAGCCGAAGGTCCGCCCCCTTTCCCAGCGACCGCCCCCAGCCCTCGTCCCACACCTGCCCCGTCATCAACTGCGGCCGAGTGTTCGAAGGCGTTCTTCTGCTGGAGGGTCACTTGAAAAG GTTCGACCATTCGCCCTGCGACCCCACCATCAAGCTGAAAGGGGCCCCCAACGAGCTCTACGCCTGTGTCGCCTGCCGCAAACACTTCCAAACCAAAGGCGCCTGGCAGGACCACCTGAAGTCAAAG gtGTCCTCCCCCAGTCCTGAGGGCCACGTCAGCAGCCAATCCTTCCAGGTCATCCAGTGCTTCGCAtgcccaggctgctgcctgCTCTTCAATCTGATGGACCAGTGCCTGCAGCACATGGCAGCGTACAACCACTTCAAccagtctgtctctctgagcg AAACGCCCCAGACCGCCGTGCCCATACCTGTGCCATGCTACGCTAAGAACCGGCTGATCGCCCTGTGCAAGGAGGTGCCCTTCTGCGTGCGCTGCACCTCCTGCAGGAGCCCGCTGAACTCTCACATGGCCGCGCGGGCGCACTTCAG CGTGCAGTGCAGGCAGGGCGGGGCCGTGGCGGAGGCGGCCCAGTCGCTGCCGGAGGTGATGGGGCAGGTGTGCGCGTACGGGCGCTGTGCGCAGTGCCAGAAGACCTTCCTGGGCCAGGAGGACGCTGCGGACCACGCCCGCCAGACGCAGCACAAAATCACGGCCTTCGAGACGGTGCAGGAGGCCCTGCTGCACTACAGCCAACACCACGACACCCTGCGGGCGGCCAAACGGGCCGGCCCCCGAGACAGGGGCCACGAGGCGGGGTCCCCGGCCAAAAGGCGCCGGGGGCCGGACCGGGCCACGGCCTGGGTCTGCGAGTGCGGCCTGAGCTTCCCGGAAGAGCCCCTCGCCCACAGTCACCTCCTGGCGTCCAATCAGGTGTTCCACAAGTGCGgggtgtgcgagaaggagatgGGCGAGGGCTCCATTACCCGGCTCCACATGAGCCGTTTCCACGGCGGCGCCCACCTCTCCAACTTCCTGTTCCGGTGCCGGCGCTGCCGGGTGGACATGCCGCGGGAGGAGGACATCCTGTCGCACGTGAGGGAGGCCCACGCCGGCCACACCTTCTACCGCGAGCAGGAGGCGGCGGAGGAAGAGCCGGCCTCGGTCTCCAGGCCTCCGGCGCCCGCAAAGCCGCCTCTCCCCTCCGCGCCCGCCCCCTCCGAGTCTGAGCCCGGGCCCGCCGCCAGGCCGTCGGGCAGCGGCCGCCGGCGCCGGTGGCTCTGCCGGATGTGCGAGGACGTGTTCGGCTCGGAGGCCTCCGTGCGGGCGCACTGCGGAGACGTGAGCGCCCACAGCTTCCACAAGTTCCTCTGCAGCCACTGCGATCAGAGGTTCTTCAAGGAGGCGACGCTGGAGCGGCACTGCCGCGCGGAGCACGAGGGGAGCGTGGAGCTGCGGCGTTTCTGCGGCCTCTGCGACAGCATGCCGCTGGACGGCGAGGAGGACTTCCTGCGACACTACCGCAGCCTCCACGCCGTCGACTACTGCCgcctggaggaggaagaggaggggcccCGGGCGGACACGCCCTCGGCCCAGACGCCCGCCCAATCGGCCGAGCTCCGGTGCCTCTGCATGGGCGGGGAGAAGGGAAAAGCAGAGCAGAGGGATGCCTTCACCGCCTGCATGAAGAGGCTGGCCAGCCAGGGCAAGTGCACCTACGTCTGCCCCCTCTGCGACCTGCAGACCCACTACTACATCCAGGCGAAGGAGCATGTGCGACTGAAGCACGGCTCCCAGGGGAAACCCTTCCtggtgatgtgtgggttctgcCCAGGGAGCTACCCGGACGTGCCCGGGTTCCACAACCACTACCACGCTCAGCACTGCTCCATGGAGCCCTGTGTGAACcagaggggtggaggagggccAGCCGGCAAGATCACCCCGAAGGTCACCTCAAAGGACGGCCTGAAGATTACCCCGAAGGTCACCTCAAAGGACGGCCTGAAGATTACCCCTAAGGTCACCTCAAAGGATACCCTGAAGGATACCCCAAGGGTCACCCAAAATGACACCCCAAGAGTCACCCCAAATGACACCCCGCAGGACACCCCAAAGGTCCTGAAGGCAGAGGAGGTCTTCTTGGAAACTGATG CTGAGGAGTTTGGTGAGGTGAAACGCGCTCTTGCACTGAGCTCAGCGGAAACCAGGAGGGAGGCGGAGGGTGACAGTG AAGAGTCGGACGAGGACCTGAAGCGCGCCTTGGCTCTGAGCACACAGGAAGCGGAGCAGCAggcggagatggagagag CTTTATATCAGTCCTTGAATTTGGTGGAATTGGACCTTGAAAGTTCTAACTCTG AGATGAAAGAAGCATTGGAAAGAAGCCTTCTGGAATTCTGA